A genomic window from Salvia splendens isolate huo1 chromosome 11, SspV2, whole genome shotgun sequence includes:
- the LOC121754540 gene encoding tau-tubulin kinase 1-like: MRLIDGLPAPWNRWPDDASRPYLWHRLPNYSKQGDMHGFVKVLLEALVDARDGPPPYAPPKKEASSSRLSPYSGGRYDRETPQLNFPKRRRLGMITFAPPATEVLVVDKHIDVATYVRENNEEEEEEDPLEDEEEPLEHEEDPMEEEDEEPLQREIEVENEDAANVERTPEE; the protein is encoded by the coding sequence ATGAGGTTGATTGATGGTTTACCGGCGCCTTGGAATAGGTGGCCCGATGATGCCTCGCGGCCATACCTTTGGCATAGGCTCCCCAACTATAGTAAGCAAGGAGATATGCATGGTTTCGTGAAGGTTCTTTTGGAAGCCCTAGTTGATGCTCGTGACGGACCGCCGCCCTATGCCCCACCTAAGAAGGAGGCATCCTCATCGCGTCTCAgcccctacagcgggggtcgaTACGATAGAGAGACGCCGCAGCTAAACTTTCCCAAGAGAAGGAGGCTTGGGATGATCACTTTTGCACCTCCTGCGACGGAAGTCCTTGTTGTCGATAAGCATATCGACGTAGCTACCTATGTGAGAGAGAACaatgaggaagaggaggaggaagatccTCTTGAAGATGAGGAAGAACCTCTTGAACATGAGGAAGATCCCATGGAAGAAGAGGATGAAGAACCCCTTCAAAGGGAGATTGAAGTTGAAAATGAGGATGCGGCGAATGTTGAGAGAACACCCGAGGAGTAG